The Cydia fagiglandana chromosome 4, ilCydFagi1.1, whole genome shotgun sequence genome has a window encoding:
- the LOC134663373 gene encoding uncharacterized protein LOC134663373, with translation MSLLARSLLALGALLAAADAKCRTKMIGYVTKTDTGWKVYDAAPGGDVIYLPKTYYITETVGEKITACNNDPDAPPPVIEVAPPTQFTRVTVACYADDCPKGATVNVTKYIEDYFVVWP, from the exons aTGTCGCTGCTCGCCCGCTCGCTGCTCGCGCTCGGCGCGCtgctcgccgccgccgacgccaaATGCAGAACAAAGATGATAG GTTATGTAACGAAAACGGATACCGGCTGGAAGGTATACGATGCTGCTCCTGGCGGGGATGTCATTTATCTTCCTAAG ACCTACTACATAACAGAGACAGTGGGCGAGAAGATAACCGCCTGCAACAATGACCCGgacgcgccgccgccggtaaTAGAGGTGGCGCCGCCGACGCAGTTCACACGAGTGACCGTCGCGTGTTATGCGGATGACTGCCCTAAAGGGGCCACTGTTAATGTGACGAAGTATATTGAAGACTATTTTGTGGTCTGGCCGTAG